A genomic window from Sulfurospirillum diekertiae includes:
- a CDS encoding NADH-quinone oxidoreductase subunit C has product MMRSYSDKQNVQKKPYFSDRYFVAPQIPKDVVESDEIFTNDLSVLKAKFEIKEAYIQRGQLVVYIDPKDNVAVLKTLRDELSYNFLSEHSAIDWLAKSGEFEIFYQLLSTSKRKRLRVKCFIKEKEVLKSVSSLYASANWAEREMYDMFGVIISGHPYMKRLLMPDDWFDHPLRKTYPLHGDEVAQWYEIDKIFGKEYRDIIGPEERDSARIDVNDTYRFAHLNHEVPFGAEPSQEKTFTDYQEEGGVFIVKKLKKEDAKIVKERY; this is encoded by the coding sequence ATGATGAGAAGTTATAGCGATAAACAAAATGTTCAAAAAAAGCCTTATTTTAGTGATCGTTACTTCGTTGCACCACAGATTCCGAAAGACGTTGTCGAAAGTGATGAAATTTTTACCAATGATTTGAGCGTACTAAAAGCAAAATTTGAAATTAAAGAAGCCTATATTCAAAGAGGGCAGTTAGTTGTTTATATTGATCCTAAAGATAATGTAGCGGTGCTCAAAACACTTCGAGACGAACTCTCCTATAACTTTTTAAGTGAACATAGCGCTATTGATTGGTTAGCAAAAAGTGGAGAATTTGAAATTTTTTACCAACTCCTTTCGACATCTAAACGTAAACGCTTACGCGTTAAATGTTTTATCAAAGAAAAAGAAGTGCTCAAAAGTGTCAGTAGCCTCTATGCGAGTGCGAATTGGGCAGAGCGTGAAATGTACGATATGTTCGGTGTCATCATCAGTGGACATCCGTATATGAAACGTCTTTTGATGCCCGATGATTGGTTTGATCATCCTCTTCGTAAAACTTATCCATTGCATGGTGATGAAGTGGCGCAGTGGTATGAGATCGATAAGATTTTTGGCAAAGAGTATCGTGATATCATAGGACCAGAAGAGCGTGATAGTGCACGTATTGATGTGAACGATACCTATCGTTTCGCGCACCTTAATCATGAAGTTCCTTTTGGGGCTGAACCAAGCCAAGAAAAAACGTTTACTGATTATCAAGAAGAGGGTGGCGTATTTATCGTGAAGAAGCTCAAAAAAGAAGATGCTAAAATCGTGAAAGAGAGATACTAA
- the nuoD gene encoding NADH dehydrogenase (quinone) subunit D — MQKVNRLKPFFENVVFEREDNHMIVNFGPQHPSSHGQLRLILELDGEKVSKATPDIGYLHRGMEKMAENMIYNEFLPTTDRMDYIAASANNYGFALAVETLIGLEVPRRAKVIRMMILELNRISSHLFWLATHALDVGAMTIFLYAFREREYTLDLIEDYCGARLTHSSVRIGGVPLDLPQGWIAGLNKFINHLPLDIGDYEGLLDQNRIWKMRLEDVGVVTPEQAQSWGCSGPMLRGSGIAWDIRKEEPYELYNEVEFDVPVSTTCDSYGRYKLHMEEMRQSIRILKQLIPMYEQTSPEIIAHAPSYVSAPKEQIMTQNYSLMQHFVLVTQGMRPPVGEVYVATESPKGELGFYINSQGDPYPYRLKLRTPSFFHTAFLQELLVGEYLADVVAIIGNANIVFGEIDR, encoded by the coding sequence ATGCAAAAAGTCAACAGACTTAAACCCTTTTTTGAAAATGTGGTCTTTGAGCGTGAAGATAACCACATGATCGTAAACTTTGGACCACAGCATCCAAGTTCGCATGGACAGTTACGTCTGATTTTAGAACTGGATGGCGAGAAGGTTTCAAAAGCAACCCCTGATATTGGTTACTTGCATCGTGGTATGGAAAAGATGGCTGAAAATATGATCTACAATGAGTTTTTGCCAACGACGGATAGAATGGATTATATCGCTGCAAGTGCGAACAATTATGGTTTTGCGTTAGCGGTGGAGACACTCATTGGTCTTGAAGTCCCAAGACGAGCTAAAGTAATTCGTATGATGATACTAGAGCTGAACCGTATCTCTTCACACCTTTTCTGGCTTGCAACGCACGCGCTTGATGTGGGAGCAATGACCATTTTCCTTTATGCTTTTAGAGAAAGAGAATATACCCTCGATTTGATTGAAGATTATTGCGGTGCACGTTTGACGCACTCTTCAGTAAGAATTGGTGGTGTGCCTCTTGATCTTCCACAAGGCTGGATTGCAGGGCTCAACAAATTTATTAACCATTTACCCCTTGATATTGGTGATTATGAAGGGTTGTTAGATCAAAACCGTATTTGGAAAATGCGTTTGGAAGACGTGGGTGTCGTGACACCTGAACAAGCGCAAAGCTGGGGTTGTTCAGGTCCGATGCTTCGAGGCTCTGGTATCGCATGGGATATTCGTAAAGAAGAGCCTTATGAACTTTATAATGAAGTGGAATTTGATGTGCCAGTAAGTACAACCTGCGATAGTTACGGTAGGTATAAACTGCATATGGAAGAGATGCGCCAAAGTATTCGCATCCTTAAACAGCTTATCCCGATGTATGAGCAAACTTCTCCTGAGATCATTGCCCATGCTCCAAGTTATGTTTCTGCCCCTAAAGAGCAGATTATGACGCAAAATTATTCGTTGATGCAGCATTTTGTGTTAGTAACACAAGGTATGCGCCCACCTGTGGGTGAAGTGTATGTGGCTACTGAATCACCTAAAGGAGAGCTTGGTTTTTATATCAATTCCCAAGGCGATCCATACCCGTACCGATTGAAACTGAGAACACCAAGTTTCTTCCACACTGCATTTTTACAAGAGTTGTTAGTGGGTGAATATCTTGCCGACGTTGTTGCGATCATTGGTAACGCAAACATCGTTTTTGGCGAAATTGACAGATAG
- a CDS encoding NADH-ubiquinone oxidoreductase subunit E family protein encodes MQRYDLRHLGDDFYGRMLEIIDETSLGEVSIFMFEIGDFSPIQKSADVIKEAGWTLMNSLKFNEADWTIVVKKVKSEVA; translated from the coding sequence ATGCAACGTTATGATTTACGCCATTTGGGCGATGATTTTTACGGACGTATGCTTGAGATCATTGATGAGACTTCCTTGGGTGAGGTTTCTATCTTTATGTTTGAAATCGGTGATTTCTCTCCTATTCAAAAAAGCGCGGATGTGATTAAAGAGGCAGGCTGGACACTGATGAACTCTTTGAAGTTTAATGAAGCCGACTGGACGATTGTTGTTAAAAAAGTAAAAAGTGAAGTAGCGTAA